ATTGCAACCACTGGGCAAAATCTTAGACCCTACTAATCTGTTACTTCTCCAACAGGGAGAGATGTTGGTGCAGCTGTGAGGAACTCTCCTGTCTCAGTTGTATCCAGTGGAGAAGTGATCTACACACAAGCTGGGCTGCCTCGGCTTGACTGAGACCTGATCTTCATTCAATAAAGCTGTCTTTCTTTCAAATGCTGTGCCTGGGTTGTTTGTTGAAACCAATTTTGGAGAGGTGTGAACAAAGTTGAAACCTATCCTGAAATGGGCTTCAGCCCTGTCCCAGTTCTTTCCTTAAGCTCTTCTTGGCGCTGGGGCAAGGTGGGTAAAAGTCATTAGAGCGTTCAAGGCATTTGATAGCTTTGTGCAGAATTGGGACACATGGCCTTCTGTCAATCCCCTGTATACAACACTGCTGAAGGGCTagtgccactgttgccactacaCTGGGTATAATGGTTGCTTGTATTGGTGGCAAAGGCTGGGTCCCTAGctccgccacaccagctaacagaagtctgtgctggccagcattgcTTTAAGCATGAGCTGGGGGGGGAGGagtggccaattgtgctctctcagactctgtttgctgatggcaaagtggcttggctcaggattcaaacttgtAATCCCTGGTCCATAGTGGCAATGAGTTAGCCTGCAGGGCAACTTTAAGCCCCTACAAATTTATCTTAAGATTTTATGTCTTTTACAAAGTGCTTCCCTTGCTGCCCATGGACCTCTTCAGTCTAGCCCACTCTTGCTACATGCTTGAATACTCACAAGCAACCTTGCCTCCGACCAGCCATCTCCACTGTACAACCATTGTTACTATAAAGCTTCTCTTGCCTCCACTCCCATAATCTCCAGAGGAGGCTGGCTTCCCCTACTGAACCTAGCTTCCTCAAAAGGTACCCTACATACTGCCAACATGGTCAAAGACTTGGGAACTGTCTCTGATTCATTTGTAGCTTTTAGGGACTTGTCTCCTACCAAGGCAGAAGCCCCCTGAACACCAGGGTTCACCCACTTCTAACTGTCTTCTCCCAAATCCCACATGCTGAAGGAATGGTCTGAACTAGCATAGTGAAGTTATGAAATAACTCAATTTggggaggaggaacatgtctGAAACTCCTGGGCCCTAATTCCTACAATGTTCTTACAAGTCTGCTCAACCCTCCACCTCCCCTTTTTTATCTgaacttctgaccacaactaTATACCAGACGGGTAGCTAGTAGACATGGTTTGGGCTCTTTATCCACCACCACTTGATAATGTCCTCTAGCTTGTTCAGACACTAGAGGGTGCACTCGAGTGGGTAAGGGTTTAGTTTCTAGGTTTATCCCAAAGCCATACAGTGCTAGCACTGGTTTATAAAGGCTCCTTCTCAGGACTCATTCACACATTTGAAACAATCtgatttcacaaagacacatcAGAAATCCCACCTAGACTTCCCTCAAGAACAGATGGGAAAATGTGGGAAGATATTaatgaatgaggcccattggaGATAAACAGGGCTAGATCTTTACATCTTGATTACCACTTAAATGTGAACGGCACACTAACGCAGCTCCTGATTGCACAGGGCTGGAACATTATTGAGGGCTACAAGTGTAGGAGGAGGGGCTTTTCACAATTGGCAGGTAACACGCAATAAAAGGTCAGCAGAGTGGCTGAATGTTACTTCTTAGTTTGAAAAGTCTAGGAACTATGGGGGAAATGTGGGGAGCTATAGTAGTTGTGGTTTTTGGGTTGAATGGTCTAAGCAATGCTGCTGTGGCCTCATGGAGTCTACAAGCAGAGAAGCAACCTGGGCCCTTTCCTCCTCAGCAACCTGGACCACTCGCTCCTCAGCAGCCTAGGCCGCTACCTCCTCAGCAACCTGGACCACTCGCTCCTCAGCAGCCTAGGCCGCTACCTCCTCAGCTTCCTGGGCCACTCGCTCCTCAGCAGCCTAGGCCGCTTCCTCCTCAGCTTCCTGGGCCACTCGCTCCTCAGCAGCCTAGGCCGCTTCCTCCTCAGCTTCCTGGGCcactcgctcctcagcagtctaGGCCGCTTCCTCAGCTTCCTGGACCACCTGCTCCTCAGCTTCCTGGACCACCTGCTCCTCAGCTTCCTGGACCACCTGCTCCTCAGCTTCTTGGGCCACTCGCTCCTCAGCAGCCTAGGCCGCTACCTCCTCAGCTTCCTGGGTCACCTGCTCCTCAACAGCCTAGGCCGCTTCCTCCTAAGCTTCCTGGACCACTTGCTCCTCAGCAGCCTAGGCCGCTTCCTCCTCAGCTTCCTGGACCACTTCCTCCTCAGCAGCCTAGGCCGCTTCCTCCTCAGCTTCCTGGGCCACCTGCTCCTCAGCAGCCTAGGCCGGTACCACCTCAGCTTCCTGGACCACTTGCTCCTCAGCTTCCTGGACCACTTGCTCCTCAGCAGCCTAGGCCGCTTCCTCCTCAGCTTCCTGGGCTATTTGCCCCTCCAAGATATGATCCTCAGCCACAGGTGACCACCTTTGATAAATGCAGACTGGCTGATGCTGACAAGATTCCTTGTGGAGAACCTGGCATAGATGCTTCTCAGTGTGCTGCCATAAACTGCTGTTTTGATGGACAGCAGTGCTACTATGGGAAAGCAGGTAAGGGAATAAACTTTGCTTGACTTGTGTTGGGGCTAAAACTTGCTCCCTGTGAACTAATCTTTCTCTTGTTTCTAGTGACTGTCCAGTGCACCATAGATGGCCAGTTTGTGTTGGTGGTGGCCAGGGATACAACCCTACCCAGGCTCAGCCTGGACTCCATCAGCCTGCTGGGAGGCAGTGATGGGCCCTGTGGTGTTGTGGACTATAATGCTGACTTTGCGATCTACCAGTTTCCTGTAACTGCTTGTGGCACAAGAGCAATGGTTGGTTCTAGAGGCTTTTGGTTTCTGGTAGGTGGGGCTTGttttagacccccccccccccacacaaaCGTATCCTGTGCTTGTCCTCCAACCAGGTGCTTGGTGACTATGTGGTCTATGAGAACAAGATGTCCTCCTCCTATGAAGTTGGTGTGGGACCCCTTGGCGCCATCACCCGAGACAGCCACTTTGAGTGAGTCGTGATCCTGTGGATCTGTCAGAAGTTGTGGGCTTTTACTGACCTCTTGATTCCTCTGCCAGGCTCTACTTCCAGTGTAGATATTCTACCACTACCGTTGTGTCCCTGGCTGTTGAGCTGTCCTCCAACGATCCTCCTCTACCTGTAGCGGCTTCTGGTCCCCTCAGGGTGGAGCTAAGACTCGGCAATGGTCAGTGTGTCACCAAGGGCTGTGTGGAAGGTGAGCTGCTTCTGTATTGATCTTTGTGGAGCTTAGGAAGCTTTGTCTCTGGCTTCTGTAACACCTTCCTCTGGATCTCCACAGAACAAGTGGCCTACACCTCCTACTACACTGCGGCAGACTACCCTGTGACCAAGGTCCTGAGGGAGCCTGTGTACGTTGAGGTGCGCATGTTGGAGAGGACTGATCCCAATCTTGTCCTGGTCTTGGACCACTGCTGGGCGACCTCCACACCCGACCCTGTCAGCGTACCTCAGTGGGACCTTCTGGTGAATGGGTAAGCTGGCTCCATGTCTACTGTTGGTGTATTCCAGCACTTCTGTACAGGCTAGTGGTGACATGCTGTACTCCAAAGGTGCCCATACCGAGATGACCACTACCTGACCACTCTGGTTCCAGTTGATGGGTCGTCTGGTCTTCCGTACCCTAGCCATTACAAGCGCTTTGTCTTCAAGATGTTCACGTTTGTGGATCCTGCTTCTATGGCTCCTTTGAAAGAGAGGGTAACCCTTTGATTTCTCCTCCATTTGTACAATAAGTAAAGGGCCTGGCTTTAATGGCTTAATCTGTTCCCCAGGTCTTCATCCACTGCAGTACAGCGGTGTGCTCTCTGACTGCAGGTGCCACCTGTGAACCAAGGTGCAACAGGAGGAGTAAGTAGGAGTTCTTGTGTTTTAGTTAATAGGTTGGTCAGTCCCTGAGGACTAGCTCTCAACCACTGCCAAAGAATGTCTCTATTCTTCTAACCTTCTGTTTCTTCCCACCAGGGAGGGACACTGGTGCGGCTATAAGGAACTCCCATCCTGTATCGGTTGTGTCTAGTGGAGAAGTGATCTACACCCAAACTGTGCCACCTCAGCTTGAGTGATGTTGCTCTGCTTTCAGTAATAAAAGGCGTCTTGCTTTCAAAGGCCATGTCTGGTTTTTCTTTTccctttacagtgtttacaattATGCACATCAACAACCAGCTGGTAACCTGCACAGGACAGGGGTGTGAACTGTATTGGCTAGATTCGGAAGACTTGGTACCTGTGCTGTCCTGGTTGGGGGATCAGTTGGTGGCGTCCCCTGAACCAAGCAGGTTCAATTTTGCAGTTGTAAAGCAAACTCTTGCCACTTAAGACTGAGGTACTCTGGTGCTGATAAGCTCTCCTGAATCTGCACATGGTCAGTGGATTGAGGACTACTGGCAATGGACGATAACTGCAGAAACCCGGAGTGGTCTGTATGCCACTTTTCCTGCTGCCAATAGGTGGTGCTTCTTGTCCCATAAATGACAC
This portion of the Salminus brasiliensis chromosome 9, fSalBra1.hap2, whole genome shotgun sequence genome encodes:
- the LOC140562803 gene encoding zona pellucida sperm-binding protein 4-like, which encodes MGEMWGAIVVVVFGLNGLSNAAVASWSLQAEKQPGPFPPQQPGPLAPQQPRPLPPQQPGPLAPQQPRPLPPQLPGPLAPQQPRPLPPQLPGPLAPQQPRPLPPQLPGPLAPQQSRPLPQLPGPPAPQLPGPPAPQLPGPPAPQLLGPLAPQQPRPLPPQLPGSPAPQQPRPLPPKLPGPLAPQQPRPLPPQLPGPLPPQQPRPLPPQLPGPPAPQQPRPVPPQLPGPLAPQLPGPLAPQQPRPLPPQLPGLFAPPRYDPQPQVTTFDKCRLADADKIPCGEPGIDASQCAAINCCFDGQQCYYGKAVTVQCTIDGQFVLVVARDTTLPRLSLDSISLLGGSDGPCGVVDYNADFAIYQFPVTACGTRAMVLGDYVVYENKMSSSYEVGVGPLGAITRDSHFELYFQCRYSTTTVVSLAVELSSNDPPLPVAASGPLRVELRLGNGQCVTKGCVEEQVAYTSYYTAADYPVTKVLREPVYVEVRMLERTDPNLVLVLDHCWATSTPDPVSVPQWDLLVNGCPYRDDHYLTTLVPVDGSSGLPYPSHYKRFVFKMFTFVDPASMAPLKERVFIHCSTAVCSLTAGATCEPRCNRRRRDTGAAIRNSHPVSVVSSGEVIYTQTVPPQLE